In Paenibacillus sonchi, a single genomic region encodes these proteins:
- the ptsP gene encoding phosphoenolpyruvate--protein phosphotransferase, translating into MIQGIGAAAGVAIGKAFVLPNWEWSLPDTQVNPVDLAKEFERLYEGIRTSKDEIEFIKREFREVVGPEESSIFDAHLAILDDPVFMSEIRGIIERQYKAAEVAVKEAIDHFVAMFDLLDDEYMKERAVDIKDVGNRLLKHLLGAPEVTLPSDTQPYILVAKELSPSQLAHLNPTYVLGIVTMMGGKTSHSSIMARALGIPLVAGLENKILTPIQTGDLLVMDGETGVIQLYPDELTLKEYTSRRAKQQRKKEQLELLATVDAVTKDGVQLRLAGNISSVKELDMVLKYGAQGVGLFRTEFLYMDRSSFPTEEEQFEVYKLVAEKVGNETVVIRTLDIGGDKHLDYFQLPEEQNPFLGYRAIRISLDRKDMFKTQMTAILRASHYGNIKMMFPMISSVEEVQVAKAVLNEVKEELDQQGVPYNRNIPVGIMIEVPAAVMIADLLAEEVDFFSIGTNDLVQYVLAVDRMNEQIAHMYHPYHPGVLRMIRMTVEAARRVGIDISVCGEMAADERSLPLWLEMGISDLSMSPQALLKVKHRALNTLASEARETAKSCFRHRTSTETEEILTAFAGRSGIPLGAGAEVKGKSS; encoded by the coding sequence AAGGCCTTTGTCTTGCCGAACTGGGAATGGAGCCTGCCGGATACACAGGTGAATCCGGTGGATCTGGCCAAGGAGTTCGAGCGTTTATACGAAGGGATCCGCACCTCTAAGGATGAGATCGAATTTATCAAAAGAGAATTCCGTGAGGTGGTCGGGCCGGAGGAATCGAGCATCTTTGATGCCCACCTGGCGATTCTGGATGATCCGGTGTTCATGAGTGAAATCCGCGGCATTATCGAGCGCCAGTACAAGGCGGCTGAGGTGGCGGTCAAAGAGGCCATTGATCATTTTGTCGCCATGTTCGATCTGCTGGATGATGAATATATGAAGGAGCGGGCGGTGGATATCAAGGATGTCGGCAACCGCCTGCTGAAGCATCTTCTGGGTGCGCCGGAGGTTACACTGCCCTCCGATACGCAGCCTTATATTCTTGTGGCCAAAGAGCTGTCGCCGTCGCAGCTGGCCCACTTGAATCCAACCTACGTGCTCGGTATCGTAACCATGATGGGCGGCAAAACCTCCCATTCCTCGATCATGGCCCGGGCACTGGGGATACCGCTGGTAGCGGGTCTGGAGAACAAGATTCTGACACCGATTCAGACGGGGGACCTGCTGGTGATGGATGGGGAAACCGGGGTGATTCAGCTCTATCCGGATGAACTGACGCTGAAAGAGTATACCTCCAGACGGGCGAAGCAGCAGCGCAAAAAAGAGCAGCTGGAGCTCCTCGCCACAGTGGATGCTGTAACCAAAGACGGCGTGCAGCTGCGGCTGGCCGGCAATATCAGTTCCGTGAAGGAGCTGGACATGGTGCTCAAGTACGGGGCTCAAGGCGTCGGGCTGTTCCGGACCGAATTCTTGTACATGGACCGCAGCTCATTCCCGACGGAAGAGGAGCAGTTCGAGGTCTATAAGCTGGTAGCCGAAAAAGTAGGGAACGAAACCGTCGTCATCCGCACGCTGGATATCGGGGGAGACAAGCATTTGGATTATTTCCAGCTTCCTGAAGAGCAGAATCCCTTCCTTGGCTACCGGGCGATCCGCATCAGTCTGGACCGTAAAGACATGTTCAAAACCCAGATGACCGCGATCCTGCGGGCCAGCCATTACGGAAATATAAAAATGATGTTCCCGATGATCTCCTCCGTAGAGGAAGTGCAGGTTGCCAAAGCAGTGTTGAACGAGGTCAAGGAAGAACTCGACCAGCAGGGGGTTCCGTATAACCGGAATATTCCTGTAGGGATTATGATCGAGGTTCCGGCAGCGGTAATGATTGCCGATCTGCTCGCAGAGGAGGTCGACTTTTTCAGCATCGGTACTAACGATCTGGTCCAGTATGTGCTGGCAGTTGACCGTATGAATGAGCAGATTGCGCATATGTATCATCCCTACCATCCGGGAGTGCTGCGGATGATCCGGATGACCGTCGAAGCGGCGCGGCGTGTGGGCATCGATATCAGTGTATGCGGGGAGATGGCGGCGGATGAGCGGTCCCTGCCGCTCTGGCTGGAGATGGGGATCAGTGACCTCAGCATGTCGCCGCAGGCGCTCTTGAAGGTGAAGCACCGCGCACTGAACACGCTGGCTTCCGAAGCCAGAGAAACGGCCAAGTCCTGTTTCCGGCACCGGACCAGTACCGAGACGGAAGAAATACTGACCGCTTTTGCCGGGCGGAGCGGGATTCCGCTTGGAGCAGGCGCAGAGGTAAAGGGCAAAAGCTCGTAA